The Marivivens sp. LCG002 genome contains a region encoding:
- the dctP gene encoding TRAP transporter substrate-binding protein DctP: MPMTFARRTLLASAAALAVSTIAGTAFAEAHGDKIQLRLSSPASETDQRAVALIEKFGPAVADFASFEPHWNASLFAQGTELEAIASGDLEMSITSAQELATFFPEFSIFTAGYVHQDAAHQVAVFNDPLMDPFKAKAEEELGVKLLSVMYLGRRQVNLRQSKDELTVTTPADLAGVNLRMPGTDAWQFLGSALGAAPTPLAFTEVYTALQTGAVDGQDNPLPTVVDAKFYEVTKQIVLTSHLVDLNYLAISKAVWDGLDADQQAAVQAAADAAAEFGRDNQLQKEADLVAFLEEQGLAVYEPDVAAFREAVQSAYLSSDFAASWPEGVLEQINALGN, encoded by the coding sequence ATGCCTATGACTTTTGCACGCCGCACCCTTTTGGCGTCTGCTGCTGCTCTTGCAGTTTCCACCATTGCCGGCACCGCTTTCGCGGAAGCGCATGGCGACAAAATCCAGCTTCGGCTGAGCTCGCCCGCCTCTGAAACCGACCAGCGCGCCGTCGCCCTGATCGAAAAGTTCGGCCCCGCTGTCGCCGATTTCGCCAGCTTCGAGCCCCACTGGAACGCCTCGCTCTTCGCGCAGGGCACCGAGCTTGAAGCCATCGCCTCGGGCGACCTTGAAATGTCGATCACCTCGGCTCAGGAACTTGCAACGTTCTTCCCCGAGTTCTCGATCTTCACCGCTGGCTACGTCCATCAGGACGCCGCGCATCAGGTAGCCGTGTTCAACGATCCTCTGATGGACCCCTTCAAGGCAAAGGCAGAGGAAGAGCTTGGCGTAAAGCTTCTTTCGGTCATGTATCTGGGCCGCCGTCAGGTGAACCTGCGTCAGTCCAAGGACGAGCTGACGGTCACCACCCCCGCCGATCTGGCCGGTGTGAACCTGCGTATGCCCGGCACCGACGCATGGCAGTTCCTCGGCTCGGCGCTTGGCGCGGCCCCGACCCCGCTTGCCTTTACCGAGGTTTACACCGCCCTTCAGACGGGCGCTGTCGACGGTCAGGACAACCCGCTCCCGACCGTTGTGGACGCCAAGTTCTATGAAGTCACCAAACAGATCGTTCTGACCTCGCACCTTGTCGACCTCAACTACCTTGCGATCTCCAAGGCTGTTTGGGACGGTCTTGATGCCGACCAACAGGCTGCCGTTCAGGCTGCGGCTGACGCTGCTGCCGAGTTTGGCCGCGACAACCAGCTCCAGAAAGAAGCCGACCTCGTCGCCTTCCTCGAAGAGCAGGGCCTTGCCGTTTACGAGCCCGATGTTGCTGCCTTCCGCGAGGCGGTCCAGTCGGCTTATCTCTCGTCCGACTTCGCCGCGAGCTGGCCCGAAGGCGTTCTCGAGCAGATCAACGCTCTGGGCAACTAA
- a CDS encoding TRAP transporter small permease subunit: MKTISNLFSRVTESVAALMMAAMFATFIIQIIVRYVVGAEWFTALLGHSLDPSYFGWTLEFCLALWVWIVFWGNSFVVRETDHVRFDILFFLVSPKVQRIFAFVGALVVIGAMLYSIEPTYAKMKILRLKSSATLPVKMLPIYSIYFLFLVVVPIRYAWRAYVVARKGLPEETIQ; the protein is encoded by the coding sequence ATGAAAACGATATCGAACCTTTTCTCCCGCGTGACGGAAAGCGTGGCGGCCCTCATGATGGCCGCCATGTTCGCCACTTTCATCATCCAGATCATCGTGCGCTATGTCGTGGGGGCCGAATGGTTCACCGCGCTTTTGGGGCATTCGCTGGACCCCAGTTATTTCGGCTGGACGCTTGAGTTCTGCCTCGCGCTTTGGGTCTGGATCGTCTTTTGGGGCAATTCTTTTGTCGTGAGAGAGACGGACCATGTGCGCTTCGACATTCTTTTCTTCCTCGTCTCGCCCAAGGTGCAGCGCATCTTTGCCTTTGTCGGCGCTTTGGTCGTCATCGGAGCGATGCTCTATTCGATCGAGCCGACCTACGCCAAGATGAAGATCCTGCGCCTGAAATCGAGCGCGACACTCCCCGTCAAGATGTTGCCCATCTACTCGATCTACTTCCTCTTTCTCGTCGTTGTGCCGATCCGTTACGCGTGGCGCGCCTATGTCGTCGCCCGCAAAGGCCTCCCGGAGGAGACCATCCAATGA